A section of the Nerophis ophidion isolate RoL-2023_Sa linkage group LG16, RoL_Noph_v1.0, whole genome shotgun sequence genome encodes:
- the LOC133535248 gene encoding MYND-type zinc finger-containing chromatin reader ZMYND8-like isoform X8, protein MMMLTIEQLSYLLKFALQKMKQPGTELFQKPVSLEQHPDYSEYIFHPMDLCTLEKNVKKKMYGCTEAFLADAKWILHNCIIYNGGNHKLTATAKVIVKICEHEMNEIEVCPECYLSACQKRDNWFCEPCSNPHPLVWAKLKGFPFWPAKALRDKDGQVDARFFGQHDRAWVPLNNCYLMSKEIPFSVKKTKSIFNSAMQEMEVYVENMRKKFRVFNYAPFRTPYIPDDSFQMLQDPSDPLSTPVKFEKQEKIKLSFDMTASPKISLTRTVLCGSSIGGITAGRRLPGDMPRSPMSTNSSAHTGSDGEDATDKSQIKAPNSQGGIREELIESPASTAQCRSGQAPNLLDSSKPFQSQSLGNAKQEKTQLTGSILNLNLDRSKAEMDLKELSETVQQKLGTTPVLTSPKRQIKSRFQLNLDKTIESCKAQLGINEISADVYKGVEPSDSDDSDKSELSDSEYASDEGQKVKDPKDPSPAEELQKETIDKDQPSPCHVDKPNVSIVSDSAAADASATPLEVQTEDKVSTEKESPEKTKSPETSPVSREKSQVQEEVKQRVPLEDSDSERELVIDLGEEQGTKNKRRRRKDTVKESSASKPEGKSLTPTTLPSQNSTTPSTPSSVSSQSPMAIPVTMISFTPANISLATVSSAPATPPSSSSSSSLSTAPALKKQRPLLPRETAAPAAQNPNAVWNSTVKLQSPSQKLTARQQQSQQPVAPPQIQASSPRQGQTQVSDNSLVSSPSASSQSTRYQTRQAIKAVHVKDTSLTTTAVTLVSSSAALATSSSSTLVESEQYISTASADVAADIAKYTNKIMDAIKGTVTEIYSDLSKSSSGNTVTEMRRLRIEIEKLQWLHQQELAEMKHNLELTMAEMRQSLEQERERLVTEVKKQMELEKQQAVDETKKKQWCANCRKEAIFYCCWNTSYCDYPCQQAHWPEHMKSCTQSATAPQQEPEAESTADLPGKIAVQAANGGPNNPQDAPADKDCETGNSGDNVAVTLS, encoded by the exons ATGATGATGCTTACAATAGAACAGCTGTCTTATCTACTTAAGTTTGCTCTTCAGAAGATGAAACAACCAGGT ACTGAGCTCTTCCAGAAACCCGTTTCTCTTGAGCAGCACCCTGATTAttccgaatacatttttcacccAATGGATCTTTGCACACTTGAGAAG AACGTCAAGAAGAAAATGTACGGCTGCACAGAGGCCTTCTTGGCAGATGCAAAATGGATTTTGCACAACTGCATAATATACAACGGAG GAAATCACAAACTGACAGCCACGGCTAAAGTTATCGTTAAGATCTGTGAACATGAG ATGAATGAGATTGAAGTGTGTCCTGAGTGTTATTTGTCTGCTTGCCAAAAGAGGGACAACTGGTTCTGTGAACCTTGT AGTAACCCACATCCTCTGGTGTGGGCTAAATTAAAAGGATTTCCCTTTTGGCCAGCGAAAGCTCTGCGAGATAAAGATGGCCAAGTGGACGCTCGCTTCTTTGGTCAGCATGACAG GGCTTGGGTACCTTTGAATAACTGTTACCTCATGTCCAAAGAGATACCATTCTCTGTGAAGAAGACTAAAAGCATCTTCAACAGTGCCATGCAAGAGATGGAAGTCTATGTGGAGAACATGAGGAAGAAGTTTAGAGTTTTTAACTATGCCCCTTTCAGGACTCCCTACATTCCAGACGACAGCTTTCAAATGCTGCAGGACCCTTCCGACCCCTTATCCACTCCTGTCAAGTTTGAGAAACAGGAAAAGATCAAGCTAAGCTTTGATATGACTGCATCCCCAAAGATCTCCCTAACCAGAACCGTGTTGTGTGGAAGTAGCATTGGAGGGATCACTGCTGGTCGTCGACTGCCTGGAGACATGCCTCGATCACCAATGAGCACCAACTCTTCTGCCCATACAGGTTCAGATGGGGAGGACGCAACAGACAAGTCCCAGATTAAAGCCCCAAACAGCCAGGGTGGTATAAGAGAAGAGTTAATAGAATCACCAG CATCCACTGCTCAGTGTCGATCTGGTCAAGCCCCCAATTTGTTGGACAGCTCCAAACCTTTTCAATCGCAATCGCTTGGCAATGCCAAACAGGAGAAGACACAACTGACAGGCAGCATTCTGAACCTGAATCTAG ATCGGAGTAAGGCAGAGATGGACCTAAAAGAACTAAGTGAAACCGTTCAACAGAAGCTGGGAACCACGCCTGTTCTCACCTCTCCAAAAAGACAAATCAAGAGTCGTTTCCAGTTGAATTTGGACAAAACCATTGAAAGTTGTAAGGCACAGCTTG GCATCAACGAAATCTCTGCTGATGTGTACAAAGGTGTAGAACCCAGTGACTCTGACGACTCTGATAAATCAGAATTGAGCGACAGTGAGTATGCCAGTGATGAGGGGCAAAAGGTCAAAGACCCCAAAGATCCTTCGCCAGCTGAAGAACTCCAAAAGGAGACTATAGACAAAGACCAACCATCTCCATGCCACGTGGACAAACCCAATGTTTCTATCGTATCGGACTCTGCAGCAGCGGATGCTAGTGCGACACCATTAGAAGTTCAGACTGAAGACAAAGTAAGCACAGAGAAAGAGAGTCCAGAGAAGACCAAATCTCCTGAAACGTCGCCTGTGTCTCGGGAGAAGAGTCAGGTGCAAGAAGAGGTGAAGCAACGTGTGCCTTTGGAGGATTCCGATTCAGAGAGGGAGTTGGTCATTGACCTCGGGGAGGAACAAGGGACTAAGAATAAGAGAAGACGCAGGAAAGACACTGTTAAAGAGTCATCTGCTAGTAAACCAGAAG GTAAATCCCTGACTCCCACGACACTCCCATCTCAAAACAGCACAACCCCTTCCACACCCTCCAGTGTTTCCTCGCAGTCCCCCATGGCCATTCCAGTCACTATGATCTCCTTCACTCCAGCAAATATTAGCCTTGCCACTGTCTCCAGTGCCCCTGCAACCCCaccctcttcttcctcttcctcctcattATCCACCGCCCCAGCATTGAAAAAACAGCGCCCTCTGCTGCCAAGAGAGACTGCTGCGCCTGCGGCGCAGAATCCCAATGCAGTGTGGAATTCCACTGTCAAGCTCCAGAGCCCCTCGCAGAAGTTGACCGCGCGTCAGCAACAGAGCCAGCAGCCTGTAGCGCCCCCACAAATTCAAGCGTCGTCGCCCAGACAAGGCCAGACTCAAGTGTCCGACAACAGCTTAGTGTCTTCGCCTTCAGCCTCTTCACAAAGCACACGTTATCAGACCAGACAGGCCATTAAAG CTGTCCATGTGAAGGACACATCATTGACTACAACAGCAGTCACCCTGGTGTCAAGTAGTGCCGCCTTAGCAACATCATCTTCATCGACATTGGTCGAAAGCGAGCAATATATCTCGACAGCCTCAGCAGATGTTGCAGCGGATATTGCAAAGTACACAAACAAA ATAATGGATGCAATCAAAGGTACAGTGACTGAAATCTACAGTGACCTTTCAAAGAGCTCTTCTGGAAACACTGTGACTGAG ATGAGACGACTGAGAAttgaaattgaaaaattacaatgGCTACATCAGCAGGAGTTGGCAGAGATGAAACACAATCTTG AGCTTACAATGGCTGAGATGAGGCAAAGTCTGGAGCAGGAAAGAGAGCGACTGGTGACGGAGGTGAAGAAGCAGATGGAGCTGGAGAAGCAACAAGCGGTGGATGAAACCAAGAAGAAACAATGGTGCGCAAACTGCCGAAAAGAGGCCATCTTCTACTGCTGCTGGAACACCAGCTACTGTGACTACCCCTGTCAGCAGGCCCACTGGCCAGAACACATGAAGTCCTGCACTCAGTCAG CCACAGCTCCACAGCAAGAACCCGAGGCTGAGTCGACGGCAGACTTGCCAGGCAAAATCGCGGTACAAGCGGCAAACGGTGGACCAAACAATCCACAAGACGCCCCAGCGGATAAAGACTGTGAGACGGGAAACAGCGGTGACAATGTTGCCGTCACTTTGTCTTAA
- the LOC133535248 gene encoding MYND-type zinc finger-containing chromatin reader ZMYND8-like isoform X7, producing MMMLTIEQLSYLLKFALQKMKQPGDHPRLPSCSPHAASTQRKTFNWTELFQKPVSLEQHPDYSEYIFHPMDLCTLEKNVKKKMYGCTEAFLADAKWILHNCIIYNGGNHKLTATAKVIVKICEHEMNEIEVCPECYLSACQKRDNWFCEPCSNPHPLVWAKLKGFPFWPAKALRDKDGQVDARFFGQHDRAWVPLNNCYLMSKEIPFSVKKTKSIFNSAMQEMEVYVENMRKKFRVFNYAPFRTPYIPDDSFQMLQDPSDPLSTPVKFEKQEKIKLSFDMTASPKISLTRTVLCGSSIGGITAGRRLPGDMPRSPMSTNSSAHTGSDGEDATDKSQIKAPNSQGGIREELIESPASTAQCRSGQAPNLLDSSKPFQSQSLGNAKQEKTQLTGSILNLNLDRSKAEMDLKELSETVQQKLGTTPVLTSPKRQIKSRFQLNLDKTIESCKAQLGINEISADVYKGVEPSDSDDSDKSELSDSEYASDEGQKVKDPKDPSPAEELQKETIDKDQPSPCHVDKPNVSIVSDSAAADASATPLEVQTEDKVSTEKESPEKTKSPETSPVSREKSQVQEEVKQRVPLEDSDSERELVIDLGEEQGTKNKRRRRKDTVKESSASKPEGKSLTPTTLPSQNSTTPSTPSSVSSQSPMAIPVTMISFTPANISLATVSSAPATPPSSSSSSSLSTAPALKKQRPLLPRETAAPAAQNPNAVWNSTVKLQSPSQKLTARQQQSQQPVAPPQIQASSPRQGQTQVSDNSLVSSPSASSQSTRYQTRQAIKAVHVKDTSLTTTAVTLVSSSAALATSSSSTLVESEQYISTASADVAADIAKYTNKIMDAIKGTVTEIYSDLSKSSSGNTVTEMRRLRIEIEKLQWLHQQELAEMKHNLELTMAEMRQSLEQERERLVTEVKKQMELEKQQAVDETKKKQWCANCRKEAIFYCCWNTSYCDYPCQQAHWPEHMKSCTQSATAPQQEPEAESTADLPGKIAVQAANGGPNNPQDAPADKDCETGNSGDNVAVTLS from the exons ATGATGATGCTTACAATAGAACAGCTGTCTTATCTACTTAAGTTTGCTCTTCAGAAGATGAAACAACCAGGT GATCATCCCCGCTTGCCATCTTGCTCTCCCCATGCAGCTTCCACGCAGAGAAAGACATTTAATTGG ACTGAGCTCTTCCAGAAACCCGTTTCTCTTGAGCAGCACCCTGATTAttccgaatacatttttcacccAATGGATCTTTGCACACTTGAGAAG AACGTCAAGAAGAAAATGTACGGCTGCACAGAGGCCTTCTTGGCAGATGCAAAATGGATTTTGCACAACTGCATAATATACAACGGAG GAAATCACAAACTGACAGCCACGGCTAAAGTTATCGTTAAGATCTGTGAACATGAG ATGAATGAGATTGAAGTGTGTCCTGAGTGTTATTTGTCTGCTTGCCAAAAGAGGGACAACTGGTTCTGTGAACCTTGT AGTAACCCACATCCTCTGGTGTGGGCTAAATTAAAAGGATTTCCCTTTTGGCCAGCGAAAGCTCTGCGAGATAAAGATGGCCAAGTGGACGCTCGCTTCTTTGGTCAGCATGACAG GGCTTGGGTACCTTTGAATAACTGTTACCTCATGTCCAAAGAGATACCATTCTCTGTGAAGAAGACTAAAAGCATCTTCAACAGTGCCATGCAAGAGATGGAAGTCTATGTGGAGAACATGAGGAAGAAGTTTAGAGTTTTTAACTATGCCCCTTTCAGGACTCCCTACATTCCAGACGACAGCTTTCAAATGCTGCAGGACCCTTCCGACCCCTTATCCACTCCTGTCAAGTTTGAGAAACAGGAAAAGATCAAGCTAAGCTTTGATATGACTGCATCCCCAAAGATCTCCCTAACCAGAACCGTGTTGTGTGGAAGTAGCATTGGAGGGATCACTGCTGGTCGTCGACTGCCTGGAGACATGCCTCGATCACCAATGAGCACCAACTCTTCTGCCCATACAGGTTCAGATGGGGAGGACGCAACAGACAAGTCCCAGATTAAAGCCCCAAACAGCCAGGGTGGTATAAGAGAAGAGTTAATAGAATCACCAG CATCCACTGCTCAGTGTCGATCTGGTCAAGCCCCCAATTTGTTGGACAGCTCCAAACCTTTTCAATCGCAATCGCTTGGCAATGCCAAACAGGAGAAGACACAACTGACAGGCAGCATTCTGAACCTGAATCTAG ATCGGAGTAAGGCAGAGATGGACCTAAAAGAACTAAGTGAAACCGTTCAACAGAAGCTGGGAACCACGCCTGTTCTCACCTCTCCAAAAAGACAAATCAAGAGTCGTTTCCAGTTGAATTTGGACAAAACCATTGAAAGTTGTAAGGCACAGCTTG GCATCAACGAAATCTCTGCTGATGTGTACAAAGGTGTAGAACCCAGTGACTCTGACGACTCTGATAAATCAGAATTGAGCGACAGTGAGTATGCCAGTGATGAGGGGCAAAAGGTCAAAGACCCCAAAGATCCTTCGCCAGCTGAAGAACTCCAAAAGGAGACTATAGACAAAGACCAACCATCTCCATGCCACGTGGACAAACCCAATGTTTCTATCGTATCGGACTCTGCAGCAGCGGATGCTAGTGCGACACCATTAGAAGTTCAGACTGAAGACAAAGTAAGCACAGAGAAAGAGAGTCCAGAGAAGACCAAATCTCCTGAAACGTCGCCTGTGTCTCGGGAGAAGAGTCAGGTGCAAGAAGAGGTGAAGCAACGTGTGCCTTTGGAGGATTCCGATTCAGAGAGGGAGTTGGTCATTGACCTCGGGGAGGAACAAGGGACTAAGAATAAGAGAAGACGCAGGAAAGACACTGTTAAAGAGTCATCTGCTAGTAAACCAGAAG GTAAATCCCTGACTCCCACGACACTCCCATCTCAAAACAGCACAACCCCTTCCACACCCTCCAGTGTTTCCTCGCAGTCCCCCATGGCCATTCCAGTCACTATGATCTCCTTCACTCCAGCAAATATTAGCCTTGCCACTGTCTCCAGTGCCCCTGCAACCCCaccctcttcttcctcttcctcctcattATCCACCGCCCCAGCATTGAAAAAACAGCGCCCTCTGCTGCCAAGAGAGACTGCTGCGCCTGCGGCGCAGAATCCCAATGCAGTGTGGAATTCCACTGTCAAGCTCCAGAGCCCCTCGCAGAAGTTGACCGCGCGTCAGCAACAGAGCCAGCAGCCTGTAGCGCCCCCACAAATTCAAGCGTCGTCGCCCAGACAAGGCCAGACTCAAGTGTCCGACAACAGCTTAGTGTCTTCGCCTTCAGCCTCTTCACAAAGCACACGTTATCAGACCAGACAGGCCATTAAAG CTGTCCATGTGAAGGACACATCATTGACTACAACAGCAGTCACCCTGGTGTCAAGTAGTGCCGCCTTAGCAACATCATCTTCATCGACATTGGTCGAAAGCGAGCAATATATCTCGACAGCCTCAGCAGATGTTGCAGCGGATATTGCAAAGTACACAAACAAA ATAATGGATGCAATCAAAGGTACAGTGACTGAAATCTACAGTGACCTTTCAAAGAGCTCTTCTGGAAACACTGTGACTGAG ATGAGACGACTGAGAAttgaaattgaaaaattacaatgGCTACATCAGCAGGAGTTGGCAGAGATGAAACACAATCTTG AGCTTACAATGGCTGAGATGAGGCAAAGTCTGGAGCAGGAAAGAGAGCGACTGGTGACGGAGGTGAAGAAGCAGATGGAGCTGGAGAAGCAACAAGCGGTGGATGAAACCAAGAAGAAACAATGGTGCGCAAACTGCCGAAAAGAGGCCATCTTCTACTGCTGCTGGAACACCAGCTACTGTGACTACCCCTGTCAGCAGGCCCACTGGCCAGAACACATGAAGTCCTGCACTCAGTCAG CCACAGCTCCACAGCAAGAACCCGAGGCTGAGTCGACGGCAGACTTGCCAGGCAAAATCGCGGTACAAGCGGCAAACGGTGGACCAAACAATCCACAAGACGCCCCAGCGGATAAAGACTGTGAGACGGGAAACAGCGGTGACAATGTTGCCGTCACTTTGTCTTAA